Part of the Flavobacterium okayamense genome, CCTAAATAGTGTAACATATTTACCCATAGGATGAAAGTGTCTAAATTTATATCGCCACTTTCAAAGGCTCTACGGTAACCAACTTCAGCTTCTTCATAAAAATGTAGCGCTTGGTTTATTGCAGCATATCTCTTCCAATAGAAACTATTTTCACCATCTATTCCAATTGCTTTATTAACATAGTAAAGTGCTTTTTGGAAGTCTTTTTGACGAATGTAAAAATCTGTTATAGCAATCCAACCTTTATCTAATAAAGGATCTTCATGAACTGTTTTGTGATAATATTTTAAAGCTTTTTCTTTGTTATCTAATTTTTCAAAACATTTACCAATTCTCAAATAAGCAAAAGATGTTGGATCATCTAATTCAAGAGTCGTTTTATAACAATCTATTGCTTCTTGGTACTTTTTAAGCTTTTCAAGTGATTTTGCTTTTTCCATATAAGCACCTAAAAATACATCATCAATGATTGTTGCATAGTCGAAAGCCCAAACGGCTTTTTCGTAATTTTTTAAGGCATAATATTGGCGACCTAATTGATGCCAAGCAACTTCACTATAAGGATTTTTATCAATATACTTTTCTAGGTATTCTATTGCCTTTTCATTTTGATCGAGAAAATCATAACAATAAACTACATTGTATAATGCAGAATAATCCAACTCATCTTCATCAAGACATAAAATAAAGTAATCTTTGGCTTTTTCTAAATCATCCATGAATAGATATTCCATGCCAATCATAGAGTAAACATCAGCTAAATCATCTGTATATTTTAGAGCGATTTTAAGCGTTTCAATTGCTTTTTCGTGGTTGTCTCGCTTTGAATGGATTTGTGCCTGTTGTATAAAAATTTCTTCGTTTGTAGGTTCTAAGGCATATAATTCTATCAAAAGTCTTTCGGCAAGGTCTAATTTGTCTTCATACACTAACATTTCAACTTGAACTAGCTTTAATCCAGTAGATTTTGGATGTTGGTCTAGACCTAATTTTAGTGCTCGTTTAGCCAAATTAATTCTGCCCGTATCCATGTAATGCAGGATAATATCCTCGAATTCTTCCGAATCAAAAAAGAAAACTTTATTGGTTTTCAACATCGATTCGAACTTGGATAACGAAAGGTTGTTTTCTTCTTCATCGTGACTCAATCTCATATCTTTCTCAGTTTATGGTTTTGTCCTTAACTAAATTAAGGATTAAAACAGGGCATTTGGTTTTAAAAACAAATTGTTTTAAACAATTTAATTAACAATTTGCTATTTCGTTTAATACTTCAATAATAATGCCACAACCTTTGCGTATTTCTTCTTTTGATAGTGTTAGTGGAGGAGTTATACGAATTGCCTTACCTTCGAATAGTAACCAAAATAAGATTACACCTCGTTTATGACATTCAAGGATAACTTGGTTTGTGATTTCCGGACTTTCTGTCATAGCAGCAAGCATTAACCCTTTTCCTCTAACTTCTTTTATAAGGGGATGAACTAAAAGTTCTCTAAATAATTGTTCTTTTTCTAATGCTTCTTGCATCAAATTAGACTCTGTAACTTCTTGTAGTGTTGCTAATGAAGCAGCAGCTATAACTGGATGTCCGCCAAAAGTAGTAATATGCCCTAATTTTGGATCATGACTTAATAAATCCATCATTTCTGCTGAAGCCGTAAATGCGCCAACAGGCATTCCACTTGCCATTCCTTTTCCCATAACTATAACATCGGGAACAACATCATAATTTTGAAAGCCGAATAATTTACCTGTACGACCAAAACCAGGTTGGATTTCATCTAAAATCATTACAGCACCAACTTCAGTACAACGTTGACGTACTTTCTTTAGAAAATCATTTTCCGGTTGGATAAATCCAGCACCACCTTGAATGGTTTCTAAAATAATTCCTGCAGTTTTCGTTGTAATTTTTTCTAAATCATCTTCGTTATTAAAAGTAATAAAATCAACATCTGGAATTAATGGACGAAATATTTGTTTGCGCTCTTCAAACCCCATAACGCTCATGCTGCCCATCGTATTACCATGATAAGCATTAAAACAAGAAATTAACTGACTTCTTCCAGTTACTCTTCGCGCTAATTTTAGAGCACCTTCGATAGCTTCCGTTCCTGAATTTACTAAATAGGTTTTATTTAAAGGTTCAGGTAGGTGAGAAGCTAATAATTTACAAAATTCAGTTGCGGGATGCTGTGCATATTCGCCATAGACCATCACATGAGAATATTTATCGAGTTGTGCTTTTATGGCATCGTTTACACGCTTTGGTTGGTGACCTAAAGTATTGGCTGAAACTCCTGCAACAAAATCTAAATAAGCATTTCCTTCAGCATCGTAAATATAGCTTCCTTCCGCTCTAGAAATTTCCATTGCTAATGGATGTGGAGAAGTTTGCGCTTGGTATTTAAAAAAATCGTTCAGCATTAATCAAAAATTATTCAGCTTTAAGTGTAGGTTTTGGTTTTGGATTGTTCTTATCGTAATCTAATGTTTCAGGTAAAATTTCCATTGGAACATCTTCAATTTTTGCTTTCTTTTTACTTTCGATTATAATTTTTTCATGTAGAACGTTTTCTTCATCAGGAAAAATATCATCTTTCGATTTTATACGTTCGTCGCCTCTCCAAATAAAACCTCTTAATTTTCGAGCATTTTCTGGAAATTCATCTTCGGGATATAAATTACTTTCAACATTATTAAAAGCTGTAACGGTATTTATTTTATTATCAATAATTCCTAAATTGATTTTACTACAAACTTTTTTATCGATTCCAATGAGTTCATTATTTTCGCTTCGCATATAGTAAATAACTTCAGTGTTTTTAACTATATCAACTTCACTTAAAGCATTATCCTTAAACTTTCCATATAAATTTTGACCCTTAATTTGATTATATCCATTTTTACTAATGGTATCTTTTTGAACTAAAAAAGCATTATTTAATACCTTTAACGAGTCTAATTGTTCGTTAGTATTGTTTCCAATTAAATGCATAACATCACCAGTCATTTGGTTTTCTTCATTCCAAATAACTGGCTTCCCGATTAATTGAGTTAAGGCATTTTTGTTGTTTGAATGAATTGAATCGCATTTTCCGCTCATGTCTGTTTTATAAAAACGTACATTGTTGAAAGCACGAATCGTTCTGTCCTCTGGCGGACCAGTAACTAAGATTTTCTTACCATGCATGTAAAGCGAATCGTTTTCAACTTTTGTAATAACAACTGCTCTTTTAGTAAGAATGATTGAGTCTTTTCTGGTTTGGCCATCACGCCACATTTCTGCATAATGTCCTTTAGCAACCATATTATTTATGGTGTCTGTAATTTTTACATTATTAATTGCACGCGAAAAATTTCTGGATTGGTCGTAATACAAATCGTCACCTTCAATAATTTTATTATCGTAAGTAATTTTTGAATTTTTAAGAAGTTGTCCCGTATTGTTTTTAGTATCGTAAAATCCGTTTTCTGTATATATTACATTTCCTTGATTGGTTATGGTTGAAGGTCCGAAAACATAAGCATGTCCAGAATTTTCATAATAGTCAAGATGATTTGTTTCAATTTTAGCTTTCGGATTAGTTACAACAACCTTCGTATTAAATTGATATTTTTTTGATTGCACAAAATAACGACCAGATTTACTTTTCAAAGTATTTTCTTTATTTACGATTGTGCCGTAGCTGTTGTAAAAAGCCATCTGGTTCTTTTTGTCAAAATATATAGTGTCTGTAGTTAGAGTTGATTCTGGTGAACGTAAAAAAACATCACCAGTAGCGAAAGCTAATTCTTTAGTTCCGTCATATTCGGCATATCTACTGTTAAGTGCAACCGAATCGCCTTGATTAATTCGAACGTTACCAAAAGCTTTTACATAATTTTCTTTATCAAAATAATACGCTTTATTACATTTTATATTAACGCCCTTGTGAACAACATTAACATTACCTGTAAATACTGTTGCCCCTGGAATTTCATCTTGATTTCGATCAACAAAATCTGAATTCTCAATTTTTATTTTATCATTTTCTTGTTCGTTTTGTGCAATAGCACTAATAAAAACAAAGAAAACTATAAATATGAATATTATATGTTTTTTCAATCTAATATATTTTGGTTCAAAAATAAGTAAAAACTAGAGATAGCGTTTCTTATTAAGAATATTTTATAAAAAAAACGCTTTCATTCGAAAGCGTTTTTAGTTTTATTTTACAATAGTTTGTTTTCTATCAGGTCCAACAGATATTACTTTGATTGGGACTTCAAGTTCTTTTTCAATAAAAGAAATATATTCTTTTAATTCTTCTGGTAACTCTTCATACGATGACATTCCAGTTAAATCAGCTTTCCAACCTTTCATTTCTGTATAAATAGGTTGAACATTTTCAGGTTCAATGTTGTAAGGTAAATGATTTATAGTTTCTCCCTTATATTGGTAACCTGTACATACTTTTAATGTGTCAAATCCAGAAAGAACATCTCCTTTCATCATATATAATTGTGTAACACCATTTACTTGAACAGCATATTTTAGTGCTACTAAATCTAACCAACCACAACGACGAGCGCGACCAGTAACCGAACCAAACTCGTTACCAACCTTTGCCATTGTTTGTCCAACTTCATCGAAAAGTTCT contains:
- a CDS encoding tetratricopeptide repeat protein — protein: MRLSHDEEENNLSLSKFESMLKTNKVFFFDSEEFEDIILHYMDTGRINLAKRALKLGLDQHPKSTGLKLVQVEMLVYEDKLDLAERLLIELYALEPTNEEIFIQQAQIHSKRDNHEKAIETLKIALKYTDDLADVYSMIGMEYLFMDDLEKAKDYFILCLDEDELDYSALYNVVYCYDFLDQNEKAIEYLEKYIDKNPYSEVAWHQLGRQYYALKNYEKAVWAFDYATIIDDVFLGAYMEKAKSLEKLKKYQEAIDCYKTTLELDDPTSFAYLRIGKCFEKLDNKEKALKYYHKTVHEDPLLDKGWIAITDFYIRQKDFQKALYYVNKAIGIDGENSFYWKRYAAINQALHFYEEAEVGYRRAFESGDINLDTFILWVNMLHYLGEFETAIDILLQASEVFPDEYEIEYRLAGLYYMLDEKDKGKFHLTNALHLNFNNHTILDEFFPVTWEMEEVQQQIENFKLK
- a CDS encoding aspartate aminotransferase family protein; protein product: MLNDFFKYQAQTSPHPLAMEISRAEGSYIYDAEGNAYLDFVAGVSANTLGHQPKRVNDAIKAQLDKYSHVMVYGEYAQHPATEFCKLLASHLPEPLNKTYLVNSGTEAIEGALKLARRVTGRSQLISCFNAYHGNTMGSMSVMGFEERKQIFRPLIPDVDFITFNNEDDLEKITTKTAGIILETIQGGAGFIQPENDFLKKVRQRCTEVGAVMILDEIQPGFGRTGKLFGFQNYDVVPDVIVMGKGMASGMPVGAFTASAEMMDLLSHDPKLGHITTFGGHPVIAAASLATLQEVTESNLMQEALEKEQLFRELLVHPLIKEVRGKGLMLAAMTESPEITNQVILECHKRGVILFWLLFEGKAIRITPPLTLSKEEIRKGCGIIIEVLNEIANC
- a CDS encoding OstA-like protein, whose translation is MKKHIIFIFIVFFVFISAIAQNEQENDKIKIENSDFVDRNQDEIPGATVFTGNVNVVHKGVNIKCNKAYYFDKENYVKAFGNVRINQGDSVALNSRYAEYDGTKELAFATGDVFLRSPESTLTTDTIYFDKKNQMAFYNSYGTIVNKENTLKSKSGRYFVQSKKYQFNTKVVVTNPKAKIETNHLDYYENSGHAYVFGPSTITNQGNVIYTENGFYDTKNNTGQLLKNSKITYDNKIIEGDDLYYDQSRNFSRAINNVKITDTINNMVAKGHYAEMWRDGQTRKDSIILTKRAVVITKVENDSLYMHGKKILVTGPPEDRTIRAFNNVRFYKTDMSGKCDSIHSNNKNALTQLIGKPVIWNEENQMTGDVMHLIGNNTNEQLDSLKVLNNAFLVQKDTISKNGYNQIKGQNLYGKFKDNALSEVDIVKNTEVIYYMRSENNELIGIDKKVCSKINLGIIDNKINTVTAFNNVESNLYPEDEFPENARKLRGFIWRGDERIKSKDDIFPDEENVLHEKIIIESKKKAKIEDVPMEILPETLDYDKNNPKPKPTLKAE